In Zingiber officinale cultivar Zhangliang chromosome 6A, Zo_v1.1, whole genome shotgun sequence, a single genomic region encodes these proteins:
- the LOC121997407 gene encoding heavy metal-associated isoprenylated plant protein 35-like, translated as MASAAAEAPEANYKIVVLKVSIHCEGCKKKVARILSKIQGIESMDIDIRQNKVTVKSLADGQTLIQKLKKHGKHAELLQEVNPSVQAHEEVKEKPQKPKKIAVVESSDSSPSTAAKKIPEAEKKVEAVEKSVSEAKEAKDETPKKTEKVEMKVDEKNSETSKPPATDKSEKAPESREVEAPKKVDDNKAKSAVEFRGDHIPQPAYIMSYNMAQPSMSQSHFVTPVAAASSQGHIYDDQYRYYSRYYDGMVEAHPDPTAYMHQPAADPYNIMFSDENPNASCSLM; from the exons ATGGCATCAGCAGCAGCAGAAGCCCCAGAAGCCAATTACAAG ATTGTCGTTCTGAAGGTCTCCATCCACTGTGAAGGATGCAAGAAGAAAGTTGCCAGAATCTTGAGCAAAATTCAAG GTATTGAGTCAATGGATATTGATATCAGGCAAAACAAGGTGACTGTTAAATCTCTTGCCGATGGCCAAACACTGATTCAGAAACTAAAGAAGCACGGCAAGCACGCTGAGCTCTTGCAGGAGGTGAATCCAAGTGTTCAGGCGCATGAGGAAGTCAAAGAGAAGCCGCAAAAACCGAAGAAGATCGCCGTCGTCGAAAGCAGCGACTCTTCTCCCAGTACTGCAGCCAAGAAGATTCCTGAGGCTGAGAAGAAAGTTGAAGCAGTTGAGAAGTCTGTTAGTGAGGCCAAAGAAGCCAAAGATGAAACCCCCAAAAAAACCGAAAAGGTGGAGATGAAAGTGGATGAGAAGAACTCGGAAACATCGAAACCGCCGGCCACCGATAAGTCTGAGAAGGCTCCTGAAAGCAGAGAAGTAGAGGCACCAAAGAAGGTTGATGACAATAAGGCTAAAAGTGCAGTAGAATTCAGAGGTGATCACATCCCTCAACCGGCTTACATTATGAGCTACAACATGGCCCAACCAAGCATGAGTCAGTCACACTTTGTTACTCCGGTGGCAGCCGCATCGTCTCAAGGGCACATCTACGACGATCAGTATCGATATTATTCGCGATACTACGATGGCATGGTTGAGGCTCACCCGGATCCAACTGCCTACATGCATCAGCCAGCAGCTGATCCATACAACATCATGTTCAGCGACGAGAACCCGAATGCGAGTTGCAGCCTAATGTGA